From a region of the Leptospira kmetyi serovar Malaysia str. Bejo-Iso9 genome:
- a CDS encoding MarR family winged helix-turn-helix transcriptional regulator translates to MFNLDDQIGFNVYRVALLFRRELMHALKTYELTPEQWQILAALWEKGALSQAQIISLTLQDAPSASRTVARMQRKRLISKTPSKMDKRATVVTLTKYGQGLEKIIPRTLMKHFQPYLGAVSKEDQSILLRILKDFRMVFGDIG, encoded by the coding sequence ATGTTCAATTTGGACGATCAGATCGGTTTTAACGTGTATAGGGTGGCGCTTTTGTTTCGCCGCGAGTTGATGCACGCGCTCAAAACTTACGAGTTAACGCCCGAGCAATGGCAGATTTTAGCGGCGCTCTGGGAGAAGGGCGCGCTTTCCCAGGCGCAGATCATTTCTTTGACCCTTCAAGACGCTCCTTCCGCTTCCCGCACGGTAGCGAGAATGCAACGAAAACGTTTGATTTCGAAAACGCCTTCCAAAATGGATAAGAGGGCGACCGTTGTGACTCTTACGAAATACGGTCAAGGTTTGGAAAAAATCATTCCGCGCACTTTGATGAAACATTTTCAACCGTATTTGGGCGCGGTTTCCAAGGAGGATCAATCGATTCTTTTGAGGATACTTAAGGATTTTAGAATGGTCTTTGGGGATATCGGTTGA
- a CDS encoding DoxX family membrane protein, with protein sequence MKLMDRIVRCALACVFILFGLSKFYAFMPVPPMMPKAANFIGALVSSGYLWQMVGIFEVLGGSVLLFDRTSNIGLILLGPVIVNIVTYLLFLQIGIGFPPIAMTVFLLSGFVFLVYRRREEWSKLLLG encoded by the coding sequence ATGAAACTAATGGATCGAATCGTACGTTGTGCGCTGGCCTGCGTTTTCATTTTGTTCGGATTGAGTAAATTTTACGCTTTTATGCCCGTTCCGCCGATGATGCCGAAGGCCGCAAACTTTATAGGCGCGCTCGTATCTTCGGGTTATTTATGGCAAATGGTAGGAATCTTCGAAGTCTTAGGCGGATCGGTTTTGTTATTCGATCGGACCTCGAACATAGGTCTTATATTGTTGGGACCGGTCATCGTAAACATCGTGACGTATCTTCTTTTCTTACAGATCGGAATCGGTTTTCCTCCGATCGCGATGACCGTGTTTCTTTTAAGCGGGTTTGTTTTTTTGGTTTATAGACGCAGGGAAGAATGGTCCAAACTTCTTTTGGGTTGA